One genomic window of Manihot esculenta cultivar AM560-2 chromosome 16, M.esculenta_v8, whole genome shotgun sequence includes the following:
- the LOC110608340 gene encoding uncharacterized protein LOC110608340: MPTIIGKNRNRVFRFVIDEVAKRLDGWKSKLLSKAGKDNLIWMVAQTVPNYLMSLFLLSLDVCHKIENMINSFYWASQNQHGALDGRAGPVYVFLRARGLGYRRIHKFNLALLAKQGWRLLDNPSSLAAIVLKERYFLDFTFWEPNLSYLWRSILGARYILVQSCHCQVNNGLTTLVWNHPWLPNTSNPWITLPVMNGLEDLTVSSLIVSDVGVIVNFFNNRDDVLIKQIPLSLNSKQDKWVRSYKRKTVYTVASGYKVAIQALNNAPLMFSRQVWVMTKIGDIQGGFELVGELMIDFKLVKRSAIRLLILL, from the exons ATGCCCACTATTATTGGAAAAAATAGAAATCGAGTTTTTCGCTTTGTCATTGACGAAGTAGCAAAACGATTGGATGGATGGAAGTCAAAGTTGCTCTCTAAGGCTGGTAAGGATAATCTTATTTGGATGGTTGCTCAAACGgtaccaaattatcttatgtctCTGTTTTTATTGTCACTAGATGTTTGTCATAAAATAGAGAATATGATAAATTCCTTTTATTGGGCTAGTCAGAATCAGCATGGAGCATTAGATGGCAGAGCTGGACCcgtttatgtttttctaagagCAAGGGGATTGGGGTACAGGAGAATACATAAATTTAACCTTGCACTTCTTGCAAAGCAAGGATGGAGGCTTCTTGATAATCCATCTTCACTTGCTGCCATTGTGTTAAAGGAAAGGTATTTTCTAGATTTCACTTTTTGGGAGCCTAATCTATCTTATTTATGGAGAAGTATTTTGGGTGCCCGCTATATTTTAGTTCAGAGCTGTCATTGTCAAGTTAATAATGGCTTGACAACTTTAGTTTGGAATCATCCTTGGCTTCCTAATACTAGTAATCCATGGATTACGTTGCCAGTTATGAATGGACTTGAGGATTTAACAGTGTCCTCTTTGATAGTTTCGGATGTAGGAGTCAttgtcaatttttttaataatagggatgatgttttaattaaacaaatTCCATTATCTTTAAACTCGAAGCAAGATAAATGGGTTCGGTCTTATAAAAGGAAAACAGTGTATACAGTTGCTAGTGGATATAAGGTTGCAATTCAAGCATTAAATAATGCTCCTCTTATG TTTTCCAGGCAGGTATGGGTAATGACGAAGATTGGAGATATACAGGGAGGCTTTGAGTTGGTTGGGGAG TTGATGATTGATTTTAAGTTGGTGAAAAGATCAGCGATCAGACTGCTCATTTTGTTGTAA